Proteins encoded in a region of the Phoenix dactylifera cultivar Barhee BC4 chromosome 3, palm_55x_up_171113_PBpolish2nd_filt_p, whole genome shotgun sequence genome:
- the LOC103715308 gene encoding beta-glucosidase 22-like isoform X1 gives MRRGSTVPLLLLLLFASLEVDSSRTAPRYSRDDFSPDFVFGAGTSAYQVEGAAAEDGRSPCIWDTFTHEGKMPDKSTGDVASDGYHKYKEDVKLMTDTGLEAYKFSISWSRLLPNGRGAVNPKGLEFYNNLINELVKHGIQPHASLYHLDLPQVLEDEYRGWLSPKIVDDFTAYADVCFREFGDRVSHWTTIIEPNIMAIAAYDSGAFPPNRCSYPFGINCIAGNSSVEPYIVAHHALLAHASAVTLYRTKYQVMQNGWIGLNVYTFWAYAFTNSTADVQAAQRSLDFMIGWIINPLVFGDYPEVMKKNAGSRLPSFNKYQSKQVKGSFDFVGLNHYFSAYVSDNSNGSRTDLRDYNADIFAKFTVSKNITPTDQVLNQLIPVPAPADPQGLEYMLEYLKEAYGNPPIYIQENGYGVGIFNDTIHDTARIDFLSGFIGSTLDAVRNGSDVRGYFVWSFLDVFELLAGYRSRFGLYFVDFDDVKRERVPKLSAFWYSNFLKKKQDMNIERTGLNATSHAQQ, from the exons ATGAGGAGGGGGAGCACCGTTCCTTTGTTGCTCCTCCTACTGTTTGCATCTCTGGAGGTGGATTCGAGCCGAACTGCACCACGATATAGCAGGGATGACTTCTCACCGGACTTTGTCTTTGGGGCTGGAACCTCAGCTTACCAG GTGGAGGGAGCAGCAGCTGAGGATGGAAGGAGTCCTTGCATCTGGGATACGTTTACTCATGAAG GAAAGATGCCAGACAAGAGCACCGGTGACGTGGCTTCTGATGGGTACCACAAATACAAG GAAGATGTCAAGCTTATGACAGATACAGGACTGGAGGCCTACAAATTCTCCATCTCTTGGTCAAGACTTCTCCCAA ATGGGAGAGGAGCTGTCAATCCAAAAGGCCTTGAGTTTTATAACAATCTCATCAACGAGCTGGTAAAACATG GAATTCAGCCACATGCTTCACTCTATCATCTAGATCTTCCCCAAGTACTTGAAGATGAGTACCGAGGATGGCTGAGTCCTAAGATTGT AGATGATTTCACAGCATACGCGGATGTGTGTTTTAGGGAATTTGGTGACAGAGTTTCCCACTGGACCACCATTATAGAACCCAACATCATGGCGATTGCTGCCTATGACAGCGGAGCATTCCCACCCAATCGGTGTTCTTATCCATTTGGCATCAATTGTATAGCAGGCAATTCCAGTGTAGAGCCATACATCGTGGCTCACCATGCCCTACTGGCACATGCATCAGCTGTCACACTGTATCGGACTAAATATCAA GTTATGCAAAATGGCTGGATAGGCTTGAATGTGTATACTTTCTGGGCTTATGCATTTACAAACTCCACAGCAGATGTTCAAGCAGCCCAAAGATCATTAGACTTCATGATAGGCTG GATCATAAATCCCCTAGTATTTGGAGACTACCCTGAGGTCATGAAGAAAAACGCCGGTTCAAGGCTACCATCCTTCAACAAATACCAGTCCAAACAAGTGAAGGGTTCATTCGACTTTGTTGGTCTGAATCACTATTTTTCGGCATATGTCAGTGATAACTCCAATGGTTCCAGGACAGATCTTCGAGACTACAATGCAGATATCTTTGCAAAATTCACAG TATCAAAGAATATAACACCCACTGATCAG GTGTTAAATCAGCTTATCCCAGTTCCTGCACCAGCAGATCCACAAGGGCTGGAATATATGTTGGAGTATCTTAAAGAAGCCTATGGAAATCCTCCCATTTATATCCAAGAAAATG GTTATGGAGTAGGAATATTTAACGACACAATCCATGACACTGCCAGGATAGATTTCTTGAGTGGCTTCATTGGAAGCACTCTAGATGCTGTCAG GAATGGATCAGATGTGAGAGGATACTTTGTGTGGTCATTTTTAGATGTATTTGAGCTCTTGGCTGGGTATAGATCACGCTTTGGGCTCTACTTTGTGGATTTTGATGATGTGAAGCGTGAAAGGGTTCCAAAGCTCTCTGCCTTTTGGTACTCCAACTTCCTCAAGAAGAAGCAAGATATGAACATAGAAAGGACTGGTCTAAATGCCACATCTCATGCTCAGCAATGA
- the LOC103715308 gene encoding beta-glucosidase 22-like isoform X2, whose protein sequence is MRRGSTVPLLLLLLFASLEVDSSRTAPRYSRDDFSPDFVFGAGTSAYQVEGAAAEDGRSPCIWDTFTHEGKMPDKSTGDVASDGYHKYKEDVKLMTDTGLEAYKFSISWSRLLPNGRGAVNPKGLEFYNNLINELVKHGIQPHASLYHLDLPQVLEDEYRGWLSPKIVDDFTAYADVCFREFGDRVSHWTTIIEPNIMAIAAYDSGAFPPNRCSYPFGINCIAGNSSVEPYIVAHHALLAHASAVTLYRTKYQVMQNGWIGLNVYTFWAYAFTNSTADVQAAQRSLDFMIGWIINPLVFGDYPEVMKKNAGSRLPSFNKYQSKQVKGSFDFVGLNHYFSAYVSDNSNGSRTDLRDYNADIFAKFTVSKNITPTDQLIPVPAPADPQGLEYMLEYLKEAYGNPPIYIQENGYGVGIFNDTIHDTARIDFLSGFIGSTLDAVRNGSDVRGYFVWSFLDVFELLAGYRSRFGLYFVDFDDVKRERVPKLSAFWYSNFLKKKQDMNIERTGLNATSHAQQ, encoded by the exons ATGAGGAGGGGGAGCACCGTTCCTTTGTTGCTCCTCCTACTGTTTGCATCTCTGGAGGTGGATTCGAGCCGAACTGCACCACGATATAGCAGGGATGACTTCTCACCGGACTTTGTCTTTGGGGCTGGAACCTCAGCTTACCAG GTGGAGGGAGCAGCAGCTGAGGATGGAAGGAGTCCTTGCATCTGGGATACGTTTACTCATGAAG GAAAGATGCCAGACAAGAGCACCGGTGACGTGGCTTCTGATGGGTACCACAAATACAAG GAAGATGTCAAGCTTATGACAGATACAGGACTGGAGGCCTACAAATTCTCCATCTCTTGGTCAAGACTTCTCCCAA ATGGGAGAGGAGCTGTCAATCCAAAAGGCCTTGAGTTTTATAACAATCTCATCAACGAGCTGGTAAAACATG GAATTCAGCCACATGCTTCACTCTATCATCTAGATCTTCCCCAAGTACTTGAAGATGAGTACCGAGGATGGCTGAGTCCTAAGATTGT AGATGATTTCACAGCATACGCGGATGTGTGTTTTAGGGAATTTGGTGACAGAGTTTCCCACTGGACCACCATTATAGAACCCAACATCATGGCGATTGCTGCCTATGACAGCGGAGCATTCCCACCCAATCGGTGTTCTTATCCATTTGGCATCAATTGTATAGCAGGCAATTCCAGTGTAGAGCCATACATCGTGGCTCACCATGCCCTACTGGCACATGCATCAGCTGTCACACTGTATCGGACTAAATATCAA GTTATGCAAAATGGCTGGATAGGCTTGAATGTGTATACTTTCTGGGCTTATGCATTTACAAACTCCACAGCAGATGTTCAAGCAGCCCAAAGATCATTAGACTTCATGATAGGCTG GATCATAAATCCCCTAGTATTTGGAGACTACCCTGAGGTCATGAAGAAAAACGCCGGTTCAAGGCTACCATCCTTCAACAAATACCAGTCCAAACAAGTGAAGGGTTCATTCGACTTTGTTGGTCTGAATCACTATTTTTCGGCATATGTCAGTGATAACTCCAATGGTTCCAGGACAGATCTTCGAGACTACAATGCAGATATCTTTGCAAAATTCACAG TATCAAAGAATATAACACCCACTGATCAG CTTATCCCAGTTCCTGCACCAGCAGATCCACAAGGGCTGGAATATATGTTGGAGTATCTTAAAGAAGCCTATGGAAATCCTCCCATTTATATCCAAGAAAATG GTTATGGAGTAGGAATATTTAACGACACAATCCATGACACTGCCAGGATAGATTTCTTGAGTGGCTTCATTGGAAGCACTCTAGATGCTGTCAG GAATGGATCAGATGTGAGAGGATACTTTGTGTGGTCATTTTTAGATGTATTTGAGCTCTTGGCTGGGTATAGATCACGCTTTGGGCTCTACTTTGTGGATTTTGATGATGTGAAGCGTGAAAGGGTTCCAAAGCTCTCTGCCTTTTGGTACTCCAACTTCCTCAAGAAGAAGCAAGATATGAACATAGAAAGGACTGGTCTAAATGCCACATCTCATGCTCAGCAATGA
- the LOC103715308 gene encoding beta-glucosidase 22-like isoform X3 yields the protein MRRGSTVPLLLLLLFASLEVDSSRTAPRYSRDDFSPDFVFGAGTSAYQVEGAAAEDGRSPCIWDTFTHEGKMPDKSTGDVASDGYHKYKEDVKLMTDTGLEAYKFSISWSRLLPNGRGAVNPKGLEFYNNLINELVMQNGWIGLNVYTFWAYAFTNSTADVQAAQRSLDFMIGWIINPLVFGDYPEVMKKNAGSRLPSFNKYQSKQVKGSFDFVGLNHYFSAYVSDNSNGSRTDLRDYNADIFAKFTVSKNITPTDQVLNQLIPVPAPADPQGLEYMLEYLKEAYGNPPIYIQENGYGVGIFNDTIHDTARIDFLSGFIGSTLDAVRNGSDVRGYFVWSFLDVFELLAGYRSRFGLYFVDFDDVKRERVPKLSAFWYSNFLKKKQDMNIERTGLNATSHAQQ from the exons ATGAGGAGGGGGAGCACCGTTCCTTTGTTGCTCCTCCTACTGTTTGCATCTCTGGAGGTGGATTCGAGCCGAACTGCACCACGATATAGCAGGGATGACTTCTCACCGGACTTTGTCTTTGGGGCTGGAACCTCAGCTTACCAG GTGGAGGGAGCAGCAGCTGAGGATGGAAGGAGTCCTTGCATCTGGGATACGTTTACTCATGAAG GAAAGATGCCAGACAAGAGCACCGGTGACGTGGCTTCTGATGGGTACCACAAATACAAG GAAGATGTCAAGCTTATGACAGATACAGGACTGGAGGCCTACAAATTCTCCATCTCTTGGTCAAGACTTCTCCCAA ATGGGAGAGGAGCTGTCAATCCAAAAGGCCTTGAGTTTTATAACAATCTCATCAACGAGCTG GTTATGCAAAATGGCTGGATAGGCTTGAATGTGTATACTTTCTGGGCTTATGCATTTACAAACTCCACAGCAGATGTTCAAGCAGCCCAAAGATCATTAGACTTCATGATAGGCTG GATCATAAATCCCCTAGTATTTGGAGACTACCCTGAGGTCATGAAGAAAAACGCCGGTTCAAGGCTACCATCCTTCAACAAATACCAGTCCAAACAAGTGAAGGGTTCATTCGACTTTGTTGGTCTGAATCACTATTTTTCGGCATATGTCAGTGATAACTCCAATGGTTCCAGGACAGATCTTCGAGACTACAATGCAGATATCTTTGCAAAATTCACAG TATCAAAGAATATAACACCCACTGATCAG GTGTTAAATCAGCTTATCCCAGTTCCTGCACCAGCAGATCCACAAGGGCTGGAATATATGTTGGAGTATCTTAAAGAAGCCTATGGAAATCCTCCCATTTATATCCAAGAAAATG GTTATGGAGTAGGAATATTTAACGACACAATCCATGACACTGCCAGGATAGATTTCTTGAGTGGCTTCATTGGAAGCACTCTAGATGCTGTCAG GAATGGATCAGATGTGAGAGGATACTTTGTGTGGTCATTTTTAGATGTATTTGAGCTCTTGGCTGGGTATAGATCACGCTTTGGGCTCTACTTTGTGGATTTTGATGATGTGAAGCGTGAAAGGGTTCCAAAGCTCTCTGCCTTTTGGTACTCCAACTTCCTCAAGAAGAAGCAAGATATGAACATAGAAAGGACTGGTCTAAATGCCACATCTCATGCTCAGCAATGA
- the LOC103715308 gene encoding beta-glucosidase 22-like isoform X4 → MRRGSTVPLLLLLLFASLEVDSSRTAPRYSRDDFSPDFVFGAGTSAYQVEGAAAEDGRSPCIWDTFTHEGKMPDKSTGDVASDGYHKYKEDVKLMTDTGLEAYKFSISWSRLLPNGRGAVNPKGLEFYNNLINELVMQNGWIGLNVYTFWAYAFTNSTADVQAAQRSLDFMIGWIINPLVFGDYPEVMKKNAGSRLPSFNKYQSKQVKGSFDFVGLNHYFSAYVSDNSNGSRTDLRDYNADIFAKFTVSKNITPTDQLIPVPAPADPQGLEYMLEYLKEAYGNPPIYIQENGYGVGIFNDTIHDTARIDFLSGFIGSTLDAVRNGSDVRGYFVWSFLDVFELLAGYRSRFGLYFVDFDDVKRERVPKLSAFWYSNFLKKKQDMNIERTGLNATSHAQQ, encoded by the exons ATGAGGAGGGGGAGCACCGTTCCTTTGTTGCTCCTCCTACTGTTTGCATCTCTGGAGGTGGATTCGAGCCGAACTGCACCACGATATAGCAGGGATGACTTCTCACCGGACTTTGTCTTTGGGGCTGGAACCTCAGCTTACCAG GTGGAGGGAGCAGCAGCTGAGGATGGAAGGAGTCCTTGCATCTGGGATACGTTTACTCATGAAG GAAAGATGCCAGACAAGAGCACCGGTGACGTGGCTTCTGATGGGTACCACAAATACAAG GAAGATGTCAAGCTTATGACAGATACAGGACTGGAGGCCTACAAATTCTCCATCTCTTGGTCAAGACTTCTCCCAA ATGGGAGAGGAGCTGTCAATCCAAAAGGCCTTGAGTTTTATAACAATCTCATCAACGAGCTG GTTATGCAAAATGGCTGGATAGGCTTGAATGTGTATACTTTCTGGGCTTATGCATTTACAAACTCCACAGCAGATGTTCAAGCAGCCCAAAGATCATTAGACTTCATGATAGGCTG GATCATAAATCCCCTAGTATTTGGAGACTACCCTGAGGTCATGAAGAAAAACGCCGGTTCAAGGCTACCATCCTTCAACAAATACCAGTCCAAACAAGTGAAGGGTTCATTCGACTTTGTTGGTCTGAATCACTATTTTTCGGCATATGTCAGTGATAACTCCAATGGTTCCAGGACAGATCTTCGAGACTACAATGCAGATATCTTTGCAAAATTCACAG TATCAAAGAATATAACACCCACTGATCAG CTTATCCCAGTTCCTGCACCAGCAGATCCACAAGGGCTGGAATATATGTTGGAGTATCTTAAAGAAGCCTATGGAAATCCTCCCATTTATATCCAAGAAAATG GTTATGGAGTAGGAATATTTAACGACACAATCCATGACACTGCCAGGATAGATTTCTTGAGTGGCTTCATTGGAAGCACTCTAGATGCTGTCAG GAATGGATCAGATGTGAGAGGATACTTTGTGTGGTCATTTTTAGATGTATTTGAGCTCTTGGCTGGGTATAGATCACGCTTTGGGCTCTACTTTGTGGATTTTGATGATGTGAAGCGTGAAAGGGTTCCAAAGCTCTCTGCCTTTTGGTACTCCAACTTCCTCAAGAAGAAGCAAGATATGAACATAGAAAGGACTGGTCTAAATGCCACATCTCATGCTCAGCAATGA
- the LOC120110219 gene encoding translationally-controlled tumor protein homolog produces MLVYQDLLTGDELLSDSFPYQEIENGMLWEVEGKWVVQGAVDVDIGANPSAEGGGDDEGVDDQAVKVVDIVDTFRLQEQPAFDKKQFVTFMKRYIKNLTPKLDAEKQELFKKHIEGATKFVLSKLSDLQFFVGESMHDDGSLVFAYYKDGATDPTFLYFAYGLKEIKC; encoded by the exons ATGCTCGTCTACCAGGATCTTCTCACAG GAGATGAGCTTTTGTCGGACTCATTTCCATACCAGGAAATAGAGAATGGTATGCTGTGGGAAGTTGAAGGAAAG TGGGTTGTTCAAGGAGCAGTTGATGTGGACATTGGTGCAAACCCTTCTGCCGAAGGTGGTGGTGACGATGAAGGAGTTGATGACCAGGCTGTTAAGGTGGTTGATATTGTGGATACCTTTCGTCTTCAG GAGCAACCAGCATTTGATAAGAAACAATTTGTGACCTTCATGAAGCGGTATATCAAAAATTTGACTCCTAAGTTGGATGCCGAGAAACAGGAGCTATTTAAGAAACACATTGAGGGAGCCACCAAGTTTGTACTTTCAAAGCTTAGTGACCTGCAATT TTTCGTAGGTGAGAGCATGCATGATGATGGCAGCTTGGTCTTTGCGTACTACAAAGATGGTGCAACCGATCCAACATTCTTATATTTTGCCTATGGGTTGAAGGAGATCAAGTGCTAA